In Candidatus Hydrogenedentota bacterium, the following proteins share a genomic window:
- the icd gene encoding NADP-dependent isocitrate dehydrogenase yields the protein MATYKHIVVPDGEKIHIKNGELQTPDRPIVGFIEGDGTGPDIWKASRYLFDEAVKHCYGGSREIAWMEIYAGEKANQVTGSYFPEETLDAIREYEIAIKGPLTTPVGGGFRSLNVSLRQALDLFACVRPVRHFDSVPSPVLAPENVNMIIFRENTEDVYSGLELKSGSPEAQKLADFCKAEFGWEIRHGSGLGLKPVSEFGTKRLVRAALRHAVKHGSKTVTLVHKGNIMKYTEGAFRRWGYEVVREEFADVAVAWDDCHGQADGKILVKDSIADIFLQQILTRPKEFDVVATMNLNGDYISDALAAQVGGIGIAPGANINYDTGVAVFEATHGTAPKYANLDKVNPSSVVLSGVMMFEYMGWQEVADSLIDALTRTFQNKTVTYDFARLMEGATLLKCSEFAKAVADNMKSK from the coding sequence ATGGCCACCTATAAGCACATCGTGGTGCCGGACGGCGAGAAGATTCACATTAAGAACGGCGAGCTTCAGACACCGGACCGCCCGATCGTCGGTTTTATCGAAGGCGACGGTACGGGCCCCGACATCTGGAAGGCCTCCCGCTATCTTTTCGACGAGGCCGTGAAGCATTGCTACGGCGGCAGCCGCGAGATCGCCTGGATGGAAATCTACGCGGGCGAGAAGGCCAATCAGGTTACGGGTTCTTACTTCCCCGAAGAGACCCTGGACGCGATCCGCGAATACGAGATCGCCATCAAGGGGCCGCTGACCACCCCGGTGGGCGGCGGTTTCCGCAGCTTGAACGTGAGCCTGCGCCAGGCGCTCGATCTCTTCGCCTGCGTGCGGCCCGTCCGCCACTTCGACAGCGTCCCGAGTCCGGTTCTCGCGCCGGAAAACGTGAATATGATCATTTTCCGCGAGAATACGGAAGATGTATATTCCGGCCTGGAGCTCAAGTCGGGCTCGCCCGAGGCCCAGAAGCTGGCCGATTTCTGCAAGGCCGAATTCGGCTGGGAGATCCGCCACGGTTCCGGGCTGGGTCTGAAGCCCGTCAGTGAATTCGGCACGAAACGTTTGGTGCGCGCCGCGCTGCGCCACGCCGTGAAGCATGGCTCCAAGACGGTGACGCTCGTGCACAAGGGCAACATCATGAAGTACACCGAGGGCGCATTCCGCCGCTGGGGCTACGAAGTGGTGCGTGAAGAATTCGCCGACGTGGCGGTGGCCTGGGACGATTGCCACGGCCAGGCCGACGGCAAGATTCTGGTCAAGGACTCCATCGCGGATATCTTTCTGCAGCAGATTTTGACCCGTCCGAAGGAGTTCGATGTGGTGGCCACGATGAATCTCAACGGCGACTACATCAGCGACGCGCTGGCCGCTCAGGTGGGCGGTATTGGAATCGCGCCCGGCGCGAATATAAACTACGACACGGGCGTGGCGGTTTTCGAGGCGACCCACGGCACGGCGCCGAAGTACGCCAACCTGGACAAGGTCAATCCGAGCAGCGTGGTGCTTTCCGGCGTCATGATGTTCGAATACATGGGCTGGCAGGAAGTGGCGGATTCGCTCATCGACGCGCTGACCCGGACTTTCCAGAACAAGACCGTAACCTATGATTTTGCGCGACTGATGGAAGGGGCGACCCTGCTGAAGTGCAGCGAATTCGCCAAGGCCGTCGCGGACAACATGAAGTCCAAGTAA